One region of Zingiber officinale cultivar Zhangliang chromosome 7B, Zo_v1.1, whole genome shotgun sequence genomic DNA includes:
- the LOC122005214 gene encoding glucosidase 2 subunit beta-like, whose product MGALRIKLSLTITCLFALWIAGFASLPAREFLGIAPQDEGYYKSDVIKCKDGAKKFTKQQLNDEFCDCLDGTDEPGTSACPEGKFYCRNSGHIPQIIFSSRVNDGLCDCCDGSDEYNGNVNCSNTCWEAGKAARERLKKKIEKHQDGLVIRKQEVEKAKQEFVKEEVELSKLKNEEKILKGLVEKLREHKERIKKAEEEERLKKEKEEAQRVAETKSNEQKQLLDEYPEDLPERPHDKLEKTSQYIKDDHGDSIAYDHGSDHKSHEVPSDHSTNQHVLEDKDITTVKAGANEETGTKEVHPDDAADQVQSPETTEGLSREKLGRLVASRWTGELSDKQTKEHNDKNEEEKENHDFAESGEEENYDSYYHSDTDDDRHQYDDEDDDNDFQDDADEPYGKDEVEYDDSSYTDKDFTSESPDTTTGSLSWLDKIQHTVQNVIQAFNFFRTPIDISESSRVNKEYDDASLKLSKLQSRISSLSEKLKHDFGKEKEFYSFYDQCFEYKQNKYVYKVCPFRKASQVEGHSTTQLGRWANFEESYSVMQFSNGEKCWNGPDRSLKVRLRCGLKYELADVDEPSRCEYVAILSTPISCREEKLKELQQKLEDLNKSQPLAHDEL is encoded by the exons ATGGGAGCCCTTCGAATCAAGTTGTCTCTTACGATCACTTGTCTTTTCGCGTTGTGGATCGCTGGATTCGCTTCTCTCCCGGCCCGCGAGTTTCTGGGAATCGCTCCTCAAG ATGAGGGTTACTATAAGTCGGACGTGATCAAATGCAAGGATGGGGCCAAGAAGTTCACCAAGCAGCAGCTGAATGATGAGTTCTGCGACTGTCTTGATGGAACTGACGAGCCGG GGACATCAGCCTGTCCAGAAGGCAAATTCTACTGCCGGAACTCGGGTCACATTCCACAGATTATTTTTTCTTCCCGGGTGAATGATGGTCTTTGTG ATTGCTGTGATGGAAGTGATGAATACAATGGCAATGTAAACTGCTCAAATACATGTTGGGAAGCTGGAAAAGCAGCACGAGAGAGATTGAAGAAGAAGATAGAAAAGCATCAGGATGGTTTAGTTATCCGGAAGCAAGAAGTTGAAAAGGCAAAACAAGAGTTTGTGaaagaggaggtggagctatCAAAACTGAAAAATGAAGAGAAGATACTTAAAGGACTAGTTGAGAAACTGAGAG AGCATAAAGAAAGGATAAAGAAAGCGGAGGAAGAAGAACGTTTGaaaaaggagaaggaagaggcaCAGAGAGTTGCTGAAACAAAGTCAAATGAGCAGAAGCAATTATTAGATGAATATCCAGAGGATCTGCCTGAGAGGCCTCATGACAAGCTGGAAAAGACTAGTCAG TACATCAAAGATGATCATGGTGATTCCATTGCATATGATCATGGTTCTGATCATAAAAGCCATGAGGTACCTTCAGATCATTCAACAAATCAG CATGTCCTAGAAGACAAAGATATTACCACAGTTAAAGCTGGTGCTAATGAGGAAACTGGAACCAAAGAGGTCCATCCAGATGATGCTGCTGACCAG GTGCAAAGTCCTGAGACCACTGAGGGCTTATCAAGAGAAAAATTGGGTCGTCTTGTAGCCTCTAGATGGACTGGTGAACTCTCTGACAAACAGACAAAAGAACACAACGATAAAAATGaggaagagaaagaaaatcaTGATTTTGCCGAGAGTGGGGAAGAAGAAAACTATGACAGTTATTATCACTCTGACACTGATGATGATAGACATCAGTATGACGACGAGGATGATGACAATGATTTTCAAGATGATGCTGATGAGCCATATGGCAAAGATGAAGTCGAATATGATGATTCCAGTTACACTGACAAAGATTTTACATCAGAGTCTCCAG ATACAACTACTGGTAGCCTATCATGGCTGGATAAGATACAGCATACTGTTCAAAATGTCATTCAAGCATTCAACTTTTTCAGGACACCTATAGATATATCAG AGTCTTCTCGAGTGAACAAGGAGTACGATGATGCCAGCTTAAAACTATCCAAGTTACAATCAAGGATTTCCAGTTTATCCGAGAAGCTAAAGCATGATTTTG GGAAAGAGAAAGAGTTTTATTCGTTTTATGATCAGTGCTTTGAGTACAAGCAGAACAA GTATGTCTATAAGGTCTGTCCATTTAGAAAAGCTTCCCAAGTTGAAGGGCATAGCACCACACAATTAGG GCGATGGGCAAATTTTGAGGAATCTTACAGTGTGATGCAGTTTTCAAATGGAGAAAAATGCTGGAATGGCCCTGATAGGAGCTTAAAG GTAAGACTCAGATGTGGCTTGAAATATGAACTTGCAGATGTTGACGAACCAAGCCGATGCGA gTATGTTGCAATTCTCTCAACTCCTATCTCGTGTCGAGAAGAAAAGTTGAAG GAACTGCAACAAAAACTTGAGGATCTGAACAAAAGCCAACCCTTGGCTCATGACGAGCTATAG
- the LOC122005215 gene encoding myb-related protein 2-like, with product MYQHQAQQTHSSLVSSRTPYPSERHLFLQRGSAPGESGLVLSTDAKPRLKWTPELHERFIDAVNQLGGADKATPKTIMRLMGIPGLTLYHLKSHLQKYRLGKNLQAQTSTGSLKNFIGCTIPEERTEDNGSAITTVAPANKTMHINEALRMQIEVQQKLHEQLEVQRHLQFQIEAQGKYLQSVLEKAQETLRQQNLGSAGLEVTKLQLSELASKLSSEYINNSSFPGSEGNGSQHMLQLNPSQLADCSVESCLTSSEGSQKDQDMHDAGMGLRTAAVVHQEGFSLSMKQFGGRSKLEHTRHAWCSDPSEQKKTLSMLKDPETENKSLEHPSSKRASVQHDRRKQPDGFGLPCLTTELELKIHEDNGGASGCKQFDLNGFCWN from the exons ATGTATCAGCATCAAGCTCAACAAACCCACAGTAGCCTCGTTTCTTCTCGGACACCGTATCCTTCAGAGAGGCACTTGTTTCTGCAAAGAGGAAGTGCCCCAGGAGAGTCTGGATTAGTTCTTTCGACTGATGCTAAGCCTAGACTAAAATGGACTCCTGAGCTCCATGAAAGATTTATTGACGCCGTCAATCAACTAGGTGGAGCAGACA AGGCTACTCCGAAGACGATCATGAGACTGATGGGCATTCCGGGACTCACTCTGTATCATCTGAAAAGTCATCTTCAG AAATACAGGCTTGGCAAAAACCTCCAAGCTCAAACAAGCACTGGAAGTTTAAAGAACT TTATTGGGTGTACAATACCAGAAGAGAGAACAGAGGATAATGGATCCGCGATAACTACTGTGGCTCCGGCAAACAA AACCATGCATATAAATGAAGCTCTCAGAATGCAAATTGAGGTGCAGCAAAAGTTACATGAACAACTTGAG GTGCAAAGGCATTTGCAATTTCAAATAGAGGCGCAGGGAAAGTATTTACAGTCGGTGCTGGAAAAGGCTCAAGAGACACTTAGGCAGCAAAACCTGGGCTCTGCAGGGCTGGAAGTTACCAAGCTCCAACTCTCAGAGTTGGCTTCCAAACTCTCAAGCGAGTACATCAACAACTCATCATTTCCAGGTTCTGAAGGAAATGGCAGCCAACATATGCTACAGCTAAATCCATCCCAACTTGCTGATTGCTCAGTGGAAAGTTGCTTGACTTCATCTGAGGGTTCACAAAAAGACCAAGACATGCATGATGCGGGTATGGGGTTGAGAACTGCTGCTGTTGTTCACCAGGAAGGTTTTTCTCTGAGCATGAAACAGTTTGGAGGTCGCAGCAAGCTCGAGCATACTCGACACGCATGGTGCAGTGATCCAAGCGAGCAGAAGAAGACTTTATCCATGTTAAAAGATCCAGAAACAGAGAACAAGTCGCTTGAACATCCAAGCAGCAAGAGAGCATCGGTGCAACACGATAGAAGAAAGCAACCAGATGGGTTTGGTCTTCCATGTCTTACCACAGAATTAGAACTGAAAATCCATGAAGACAATGGAGGTGCATCAGGGTGCAAGCAGTTTGACTTGAATGGCTTCTGTTGGAACTAA